The following proteins are co-located in the Motilibacter rhizosphaerae genome:
- a CDS encoding inorganic phosphate transporter gives METFGLVVFIVVALGFDYTNGFHDAANAIATTVSTRALRPRTALALAAVMNLLGAHISTAVANTVGGVISPPAGSHGLALVAAGVLGAIAWNLVTWWFGIPSSSSHALIGGLVGAALAGGAGVHWHAIQKKVLVPMVVSPVVGAVLGFAFMLLLLWLFKPVNPHRAKRGFRVGQIVAAAAMSLGHGLQDAQKTMGVITLALVTTGHLSHFAVPFWVVLACALSLSAGTYAGGYRIMRTLGRRVFKLDSTSGFAAQTVASGVLYATSHWGLPVSTTHVVTSSLTGVGATRSLSAVRWNIAGGIVVAWVVTLPAAGLAGALAYAVVNVLA, from the coding sequence GTGGAGACCTTCGGCCTGGTGGTCTTCATCGTCGTCGCCCTGGGCTTCGACTACACCAACGGCTTCCACGACGCGGCCAACGCGATCGCGACGACGGTGTCGACGCGGGCGCTGCGACCGCGTACGGCGCTGGCGCTCGCCGCCGTCATGAACCTGCTCGGTGCGCACATCTCGACCGCCGTCGCCAACACCGTCGGCGGGGTCATCTCGCCCCCTGCCGGCAGCCACGGCCTCGCGCTCGTCGCGGCCGGGGTGCTCGGCGCGATCGCGTGGAACCTCGTCACGTGGTGGTTCGGCATCCCGTCCTCGAGCTCGCACGCGCTCATCGGCGGGCTCGTCGGGGCCGCGCTGGCGGGCGGCGCGGGCGTGCACTGGCACGCGATCCAGAAGAAGGTCCTCGTGCCGATGGTGGTCTCACCCGTCGTCGGCGCCGTGCTGGGCTTCGCGTTCATGCTGCTGCTGCTCTGGCTGTTCAAGCCGGTCAACCCGCACCGGGCCAAGCGCGGCTTCCGGGTGGGCCAGATCGTCGCGGCCGCCGCGATGTCGCTCGGGCACGGGCTGCAGGACGCGCAGAAGACGATGGGCGTCATCACGCTGGCGCTCGTGACGACCGGGCACCTGTCGCACTTCGCGGTGCCGTTCTGGGTCGTGCTGGCGTGCGCGCTCTCGCTCAGCGCCGGGACGTACGCCGGCGGCTACCGGATCATGCGCACGCTCGGGCGTCGAGTGTTCAAGCTCGACAGCACGTCGGGGTTCGCCGCGCAGACGGTCGCCTCGGGCGTGCTGTACGCGACCTCGCACTGGGGGCTGCCGGTCTCGACCACCCACGTGGTGACGAGCTCGCTCACCGGCGTGGGCGCGACGCGCAGCCTCTCGGCGGTGCGCTGGAACATCGCCGGCGGCATCGTCGTGGCCTGGGTCGTCACGCTGCCGGCCGCTGGGCTCGCGGGGGCGCTGGCCTACGCCGTCGTCAACGTGCTGGCGTAG
- a CDS encoding Lrp/AsnC family transcriptional regulator gives MPTARTDSTARSRTDSSSRSRTDSSSRSRGLDAIDRALIAHLQTDGRASYAALAKLVGLSEAAARQRVQRLLASGVMQIVAVTDPLTVNLARQAMVGIRVDGDTREVARHLAEIEEVDYVVLSAGTFDVLCEITCQDDDQLIELLNTHIRTIPGIRGTETFVYLKLVKQTYAWGQPPE, from the coding sequence GTGCCCACCGCTCGCACCGACAGCACCGCCCGCAGCCGCACCGACAGCAGCTCGCGCAGCCGCACCGACAGCAGCTCGCGCAGCAGGGGCCTCGACGCCATCGACCGTGCCCTCATCGCGCACCTGCAGACCGACGGCCGGGCGTCGTACGCCGCCCTGGCCAAGCTCGTCGGGCTGTCGGAGGCCGCCGCGCGCCAGCGGGTGCAGCGGCTGCTCGCCTCCGGTGTCATGCAGATCGTCGCGGTGACCGACCCCCTCACCGTCAACCTGGCCCGGCAGGCCATGGTCGGCATCCGCGTCGACGGCGACACCCGCGAGGTCGCCCGCCACCTCGCGGAGATCGAGGAGGTCGACTACGTCGTGCTGTCCGCCGGCACGTTCGACGTCCTGTGCGAGATCACCTGCCAGGACGACGACCAGCTCATCGAGCTGCTCAACACCCACATCCGCACGATCCCCGGCATCCGCGGGACCGAGACCTTCGTCTACCTCAAGCTCGTCAAGCAGACCTACGCCTGGGGCCAGCCGCCCGAGTAG
- a CDS encoding DEAD/DEAH box helicase, translated as MSTTAASSLPPAYPGRAPWGTAPKLRAWQQAALDAYHERGPRDFLAVATPGAGKTTFALRLATDLLQQGVIRAVTVVAPTEHLKRQWAEAAHRVGIELDPEFRNAQGAHAAGLTGVAVTYAQVAMAPLLHRARTEARPTLVILDEVHHGGDALSWGEAVREAFEPARRRLALTGTPFRSDTAPIPFVTYARGTDGVRRSLADYTYGYGEALRDGVVRPVIFLAYGGNMRWRTSAGDEIAATLGADPLTKDLTSQAWRTALDPYGNWVPQVLAAADKRLTEVRRHVPDAAGLVIATDHTTARAYAARLRAICGEAPAVVLSDDPTASKRIGEFAAGTSRWMVAVRMVSEGVDVPRLAVGVYATSTSTPLFFAQAVGRFVRARRRGETASVFLPTVPVLMEHAANLELERDHALDRPVEEGDFDPEAGLLQEANRRRDSPDGGADALPFEALEAEATFDRVLFDGGEFGMQAEVGSDEEQDYLGLPGLLEPDQVSVLLRQRQAKQIAKRPAPVPEPAAAPIAADALAGLRKELNALVAAWHHRTGQPHGVIHGELRRTCGGPPSSTASAEQVQQRIDTIRGWHAKGRRLA; from the coding sequence ATGAGCACCACCGCCGCCTCCTCGCTCCCGCCCGCGTACCCCGGCCGGGCCCCCTGGGGCACCGCTCCCAAGCTCCGCGCCTGGCAGCAGGCCGCGCTGGACGCGTACCACGAGCGGGGCCCGCGCGACTTCCTCGCGGTCGCGACGCCCGGCGCCGGCAAGACGACGTTCGCGCTGCGCCTCGCCACAGACCTGCTGCAGCAGGGCGTCATCCGCGCGGTGACGGTCGTCGCGCCCACGGAGCACCTCAAGCGGCAGTGGGCCGAGGCCGCGCACCGCGTCGGCATCGAGCTCGACCCCGAGTTCAGGAACGCCCAGGGTGCGCACGCGGCCGGGCTGACCGGCGTCGCCGTGACGTACGCGCAGGTGGCCATGGCCCCGCTGCTGCACCGCGCGCGCACCGAGGCCCGCCCGACCCTCGTCATCCTCGACGAGGTGCACCACGGCGGCGACGCGCTGTCGTGGGGAGAGGCGGTGCGCGAGGCCTTCGAGCCCGCCCGGCGGCGGCTGGCGCTGACGGGGACGCCGTTCCGCTCGGACACCGCGCCGATCCCGTTCGTCACCTACGCCCGCGGCACCGACGGCGTGCGCCGCTCGCTCGCGGACTACACCTACGGCTACGGCGAGGCGCTGCGCGACGGGGTCGTCCGCCCCGTGATCTTCCTGGCGTACGGCGGCAACATGCGCTGGCGCACCAGCGCGGGCGACGAGATCGCGGCGACGCTCGGCGCGGACCCGCTCACCAAGGACCTGACCAGCCAGGCGTGGCGGACGGCGCTCGACCCGTACGGCAACTGGGTGCCGCAGGTGCTCGCGGCGGCGGACAAGCGCCTCACGGAGGTACGCCGCCACGTCCCCGACGCGGCGGGCCTCGTCATCGCCACGGACCACACGACCGCGCGGGCCTACGCCGCTCGGCTGCGGGCGATCTGCGGCGAGGCTCCCGCGGTCGTGCTGAGCGACGACCCGACGGCGAGCAAGCGGATCGGGGAGTTCGCGGCGGGCACCAGCCGCTGGATGGTCGCGGTCCGCATGGTCTCCGAGGGCGTCGACGTGCCGCGCCTCGCGGTCGGCGTCTACGCGACGAGCACGAGCACGCCGCTGTTCTTCGCCCAGGCCGTCGGCCGCTTCGTCCGCGCCCGGCGCCGCGGCGAGACGGCGAGCGTGTTCCTGCCGACGGTGCCCGTGCTCATGGAGCACGCGGCCAACCTCGAGCTGGAGCGCGACCATGCCCTGGACAGGCCGGTCGAGGAGGGGGACTTCGACCCCGAGGCAGGGCTGCTGCAGGAGGCGAACCGGCGGCGCGACAGCCCGGACGGCGGCGCCGACGCGCTGCCCTTCGAGGCGCTCGAGGCCGAGGCGACCTTCGACCGGGTGCTCTTCGACGGTGGCGAGTTCGGCATGCAGGCCGAGGTGGGCTCCGACGAGGAGCAGGACTACCTCGGGCTGCCCGGGCTGCTCGAGCCGGACCAGGTCAGCGTGCTGCTGCGCCAGCGCCAGGCCAAGCAGATCGCGAAGCGCCCCGCCCCGGTCCCCGAGCCCGCTGCCGCGCCGATCGCGGCCGACGCGCTCGCCGGGCTGCGCAAGGAGCTCAACGCGCTGGTCGCCGCCTGGCACCACCGCACCGGCCAGCCGCACGGCGTCATCCACGGCGAGCTGCGCCGCACCTGCGGCGGCCCGCCCAGCTCGACGGCCTCCGCCGAGCAGGTCCAGCAGCGGATCGACACGATCCGCGGATGGCACGCCAAGGGGCGCCGGCTCGCCTGA
- a CDS encoding DUF3039 domain-containing protein translates to MSAPGLDEPGGGTGTLLEQEVETVHRTSNDDGDHERFAHYAPKDKITEAMVTGSPVTALCGKVWVPSRDPKRYPVCPTCKEIYEGLPTGDDGSGDRDS, encoded by the coding sequence ATGAGCGCACCTGGTCTGGACGAGCCCGGCGGCGGCACCGGCACCCTGCTCGAGCAGGAGGTCGAGACCGTCCACCGGACGAGCAACGACGACGGCGACCACGAGCGCTTCGCGCACTACGCGCCGAAGGACAAGATCACCGAGGCCATGGTCACCGGCAGCCCGGTGACGGCGCTGTGCGGCAAGGTCTGGGTGCCGAGCCGCGACCCCAAGCGCTACCCCGTGTGCCCCACGTGCAAGGAGATCTACGAGGGGCTCCCCACGGGCGACGACGGCAGCGGCGACCGGGACTCGTAG
- a CDS encoding type IV toxin-antitoxin system AbiEi family antitoxin domain-containing protein, translating to MPRTQLLDERRPFTRAEALRAGWSDREIAREVRAGRWVRLRHGALLPSAVHEAAQGAARHRLDVLAHQTRLAGDAPASAASAAHLLGLPLLTPPTQVELTSATAAARRRTELRVWHRPLPEGHVTTDAEGVLVTSPARTLVDLARRAPVEEALVVADAVLHRRLAAPEDVAEVLAVGQRWPGARAAARVVGLADGLAESAGETLTRLDLLALGHHDLVLQLPVQGASGRWYRADIGLPASRVLVEFDGAVKYDERAALLAEKDREDDLRLAGWAFVRVRWRDLGQHGLLADRLERAAAARTRSQR from the coding sequence GTGCCCCGTACGCAGCTGCTCGACGAGCGCCGACCCTTCACCCGCGCCGAGGCCCTGCGCGCGGGCTGGAGCGACCGTGAGATCGCGCGCGAGGTGCGCGCCGGCCGCTGGGTGCGGCTGCGTCACGGGGCCCTGCTGCCCTCCGCCGTGCACGAGGCAGCCCAGGGCGCGGCCCGGCACCGGCTCGACGTCCTCGCCCACCAGACCCGCTTGGCCGGTGACGCTCCGGCGAGCGCTGCGTCGGCCGCGCACCTGCTCGGGCTTCCGCTGCTCACGCCACCCACGCAGGTCGAGCTCACGAGCGCGACAGCGGCGGCGCGGCGGCGCACCGAGCTGCGGGTCTGGCACCGCCCGCTCCCCGAGGGGCACGTGACGACCGATGCCGAGGGCGTCCTGGTGACGAGTCCCGCGCGCACCCTCGTCGACCTCGCCCGCCGCGCACCCGTGGAGGAGGCCCTCGTGGTGGCCGACGCCGTCCTGCACCGCCGGCTCGCCGCGCCGGAGGACGTCGCCGAGGTCCTGGCGGTGGGGCAGCGGTGGCCCGGCGCCCGCGCTGCCGCGCGTGTCGTGGGCCTGGCCGACGGGCTGGCCGAGTCCGCGGGGGAGACGCTGACCCGGCTGGACCTGCTCGCGCTGGGGCACCACGACCTCGTGCTGCAGCTGCCGGTGCAGGGCGCCTCCGGCCGCTGGTACCGCGCGGACATCGGCCTGCCTGCCTCGCGCGTCCTGGTGGAGTTCGACGGCGCGGTGAAGTACGACGAGCGGGCCGCGCTGCTGGCGGAGAAGGACCGCGAGGACGACCTGCGGCTCGCGGGGTGGGCGTTCGTGCGCGTCCGGTGGCGCGACCTCGGTCAGCACGGACTGCTGGCGGACCGGCTGGAGCGGGCGGCCGCGGCGCGTACGAGGTCACAGCGCTGA
- a CDS encoding DUF47 domain-containing protein, translated as MAFRLRPQEPEFYDLFGEAGRNLVVAARLVQELASAPPAERAGVVERLREVEHAGDDVTHRILKKVNTSFVTPFDREDIYALASRIDDVLDLMEEAGDRVVLYDVDGLPAKTREVADVLLAASEQTADALPRLRSMKGLESYWIEVNRLENEADRLYRDMIGDLFRSGADALHVMKVKEVLDTLEAAADALEHVADAVQTVVAKES; from the coding sequence ATGGCGTTCCGGCTGCGGCCCCAGGAGCCAGAGTTCTACGACCTGTTCGGCGAAGCCGGCCGCAACCTCGTCGTGGCGGCCCGGCTGGTCCAGGAGCTCGCGTCGGCGCCGCCGGCGGAGCGGGCCGGCGTCGTCGAACGGCTCCGTGAGGTCGAGCACGCGGGCGACGACGTCACCCACCGCATCCTCAAGAAGGTCAACACGAGCTTCGTCACGCCGTTCGACCGTGAGGACATCTACGCCCTCGCCAGCCGCATCGACGACGTGCTCGACCTCATGGAGGAAGCCGGCGACCGGGTCGTGCTCTACGACGTCGACGGGCTGCCCGCCAAGACCCGGGAGGTCGCGGACGTGCTGCTCGCCGCCTCGGAGCAGACGGCGGACGCACTGCCGCGGCTGCGGTCGATGAAGGGGCTCGAGTCGTACTGGATCGAGGTCAACCGGCTCGAGAACGAGGCCGACCGGCTCTACCGCGACATGATCGGCGACCTGTTCCGCAGCGGGGCCGACGCCCTGCACGTGATGAAGGTCAAGGAGGTGCTCGACACCCTGGAGGCTGCCGCCGACGCGCTGGAGCACGTCGCGGACGCGGTGCAGACCGTGGTCGCCAAGGAGTCCTGA
- a CDS encoding PQ-loop repeat-containing protein yields MLATVLLVSGFSFGLCTQLPQLLRTVVRRQTAGLSALGVRMGMTANGLWMGYGVAAHDGAQLGCNALLVTFGVLTARAHRRHSGAPVPRRLDLGVLVLWALWAAAALSAQADLLARTGAVLGLLVGLPQLLRLVRTPDAAGVAPGTYLLSLGAGTCWAAYWLVVGRPLVAASAGYCALLALTGLVLLLGRPRVAARRELVLAA; encoded by the coding sequence GTGCTCGCGACCGTCCTGCTCGTCTCCGGCTTCTCCTTCGGGCTCTGCACCCAGCTGCCCCAGCTCCTGCGCACCGTCGTGCGCCGACAGACGGCCGGGCTCTCGGCGCTCGGCGTCCGCATGGGGATGACGGCGAACGGGCTCTGGATGGGGTACGGCGTGGCTGCCCACGACGGCGCGCAGCTCGGCTGCAACGCGCTGCTCGTCACCTTCGGCGTGCTCACGGCCCGCGCCCACCGCCGGCACAGCGGCGCCCCCGTCCCCCGCCGGCTCGACCTCGGCGTGCTCGTCCTCTGGGCGCTGTGGGCGGCCGCGGCGCTGAGCGCCCAGGCGGACCTGCTGGCCCGCACCGGCGCCGTGCTCGGCCTGCTCGTCGGCCTCCCGCAGCTCCTCCGGCTGGTCCGCACCCCCGACGCCGCGGGCGTGGCGCCGGGGACGTACCTGCTCTCGCTGGGTGCGGGCACGTGCTGGGCGGCGTACTGGCTCGTCGTCGGCCGCCCCCTCGTCGCCGCGTCCGCGGGGTACTGCGCGCTGCTCGCCCTCACCGGGCTGGTGCTGCTGCTGGGCCGGCCGCGGGTGGCGGCGCGGCGGGAGCTGGTGCTCGCGGCGTAG
- the uidA gene encoding beta-glucuronidase, whose amino-acid sequence MLAPRESTSREHRRLDGLWDFALDRDGRGRAEHWERGPLPGARPMPVPASWNDLVTDRDEREHAGEVWYQREVRVPRASAGRRTVLRLDAATHAATVWVDGTEVARHEGGYTPFEAEVTGLVHGRETVRVTVCVDNRLSLHTIPPGVLVEEEGRPPRQVWFHDFENYSGLHRPVWLLTTPTAYVADVVVRTGLAGGAGTVAYDVTTVGEGRTSVRLLDADGAQVAAQEGASGELVVPGAVPWRPGAAYLYTLEVRHGEDVYPLAVGIRTVRVEGARLLVNDEPVELHGFGMHEDVALRGKGHDDARMVRDFALLRWIGANSFRTSHYPYAEEVLDLADREGVLVISETAAVGLHLSLMTGVTIRGESTFGPGAIDEVTQRAHLQAVRELVERDRNHPCVIAWSIANEPDTRVPEARDYFAPLFAEARRLDPTRPVTFANVAGAGPDVCTVSGLADLLCLNRYYGWYVDQGDLAAAEAHLEAELRAWRAAYDKPVLLSELGADAVAGLHSLHARMWSEEYQRELLAMTLRVLRRVDGVIGEHVWNFADFATAQQFHRVVGNRKGVFTRDREPKQVAHWLREQWRGGYSGGWPQA is encoded by the coding sequence GTGCTGGCGCCGCGGGAGTCGACGAGCCGGGAGCACCGGCGGCTGGACGGGCTGTGGGACTTCGCCCTCGACCGCGACGGCCGCGGTCGGGCCGAGCACTGGGAGCGCGGTCCGCTGCCGGGTGCCCGGCCGATGCCGGTGCCGGCCAGCTGGAACGACCTCGTGACCGACCGGGACGAGCGCGAGCACGCCGGCGAGGTCTGGTACCAGCGCGAGGTGCGCGTGCCGCGCGCGTCCGCTGGGCGGCGTACGGTGCTGCGCCTCGACGCCGCCACCCACGCCGCGACCGTCTGGGTCGACGGCACCGAGGTCGCGCGGCACGAGGGCGGCTACACGCCGTTCGAGGCCGAGGTGACCGGGCTCGTCCACGGCCGCGAGACCGTGCGGGTCACGGTCTGCGTCGACAACCGCCTCTCGCTGCACACGATCCCGCCGGGCGTGCTCGTCGAGGAAGAGGGGCGCCCGCCGCGCCAGGTGTGGTTCCACGACTTCGAGAACTACTCCGGGCTGCACCGCCCGGTCTGGCTGCTGACCACACCGACGGCGTACGTCGCGGACGTGGTCGTGCGCACCGGGCTCGCGGGCGGGGCGGGCACCGTCGCGTACGACGTGACGACGGTCGGCGAGGGCCGGACGTCGGTCCGGCTGCTGGACGCGGACGGCGCGCAGGTGGCGGCGCAAGAGGGCGCGAGCGGCGAGCTGGTCGTCCCCGGGGCGGTGCCGTGGCGGCCGGGAGCGGCATACCTCTACACCCTCGAGGTCCGCCACGGCGAGGACGTCTACCCGCTCGCCGTCGGCATCCGCACGGTCCGCGTCGAGGGCGCGCGGCTGCTCGTCAACGACGAGCCCGTGGAGCTGCACGGCTTCGGCATGCACGAGGACGTCGCGCTGCGCGGCAAGGGCCACGACGACGCCCGGATGGTGCGCGACTTCGCGCTGCTGCGCTGGATCGGGGCCAACTCCTTCCGCACCTCGCACTACCCGTACGCCGAGGAGGTCCTCGACCTGGCCGACCGGGAGGGCGTGCTCGTCATCTCCGAGACGGCAGCGGTCGGGCTGCACCTCTCGCTGATGACGGGAGTGACGATCCGCGGTGAGAGCACCTTCGGGCCCGGCGCGATCGACGAGGTGACGCAGCGGGCTCACCTGCAGGCCGTGCGCGAGCTGGTCGAGCGGGACCGCAACCACCCGTGCGTCATCGCGTGGTCGATCGCCAACGAGCCGGACACCCGGGTGCCGGAGGCGCGCGACTACTTCGCCCCGCTGTTCGCCGAGGCGCGCCGGCTCGACCCGACGCGGCCGGTGACCTTCGCCAACGTCGCCGGCGCCGGGCCCGACGTCTGCACGGTGAGCGGGCTGGCGGACCTGCTGTGCCTCAACCGCTACTACGGCTGGTACGTCGACCAGGGCGACCTCGCCGCCGCCGAGGCGCACCTCGAGGCGGAGCTGCGGGCCTGGCGCGCGGCGTACGACAAGCCCGTCCTGCTCAGCGAGCTCGGCGCGGACGCGGTCGCCGGGCTGCACTCGCTGCACGCCCGGATGTGGAGCGAGGAGTACCAGCGCGAGCTGCTGGCCATGACACTGCGGGTGCTGCGCCGGGTCGACGGCGTCATCGGCGAGCACGTGTGGAACTTCGCCGACTTCGCGACGGCGCAGCAGTTCCACCGCGTGGTCGGCAACCGCAAGGGGGTCTTCACCCGCGACCGCGAGCCGAAGCAGGTCGCCCACTGGCTGCGCGAGCAGTGGCGCGGCGGCTACTCGGGCGGCTGGCCCCAGGCGTAG
- a CDS encoding aspartate aminotransferase family protein, with protein sequence MHFTRMSTYQQAEVPIITRGEGAYIWDAHGRRYLDGLAGLFVVQAGHGRRELAEAAARQASELAFFPVWSYAHPGAIRLAERLAEAAPGDLNRVFFTTGGGEAVETAWKVAKQYFKYTGKPMKHKVISRAVAYHGTPHGALSITGIPDAKKYFEPLVPGAVKVPNTNFYRATEHGDDLEAFGRWAADQIEQAILFEGPDTVAAVFLEPVQNSGGCFPPPPGYFARVREICDQYDVLLVSDEVICAFGRLGTTFACEKLGYVPDMITCAKGMTSGYSPIGAMIATDRIMEPFLQGQNYFPHGYTFGGHPVSAAVALENLDIFDREGLNENVLKNEGAFRATLEKLNDLPIVGDVRGDGYFYGIELVKDKATKETFDDDESERLLRGFLSRALFENGLYCRADDRGDPVVQLAPPLICDQSHFDEIEQILRATLTEAWSRL encoded by the coding sequence ATGCACTTCACCCGGATGTCGACCTACCAGCAGGCCGAGGTCCCCATCATCACGCGCGGCGAGGGCGCGTACATCTGGGACGCGCACGGCCGCCGCTACCTCGACGGGCTCGCGGGGCTCTTCGTCGTCCAGGCCGGCCACGGGCGCCGCGAGCTGGCCGAGGCCGCCGCGCGCCAGGCCTCCGAGCTCGCCTTCTTCCCGGTGTGGAGCTACGCGCACCCCGGCGCGATCAGGCTCGCGGAGCGCCTCGCCGAGGCCGCCCCCGGTGACCTGAACCGCGTCTTCTTCACGACGGGCGGCGGCGAGGCCGTCGAGACCGCGTGGAAGGTCGCGAAGCAGTACTTCAAGTACACCGGCAAGCCGATGAAGCACAAGGTCATCTCGCGCGCTGTGGCCTACCACGGCACGCCGCACGGGGCCCTGTCCATCACCGGCATCCCGGACGCCAAGAAGTACTTCGAGCCCCTCGTCCCGGGCGCGGTCAAGGTGCCCAACACGAACTTCTACCGCGCGACCGAGCACGGCGACGACCTCGAGGCCTTCGGCCGGTGGGCCGCCGACCAGATCGAGCAGGCGATCCTGTTCGAGGGCCCCGACACCGTGGCCGCGGTCTTCCTCGAGCCGGTGCAGAACTCCGGCGGCTGCTTCCCGCCGCCGCCCGGCTACTTCGCCCGGGTGCGCGAGATCTGCGACCAGTACGACGTGCTGCTCGTCTCCGACGAGGTCATCTGCGCGTTCGGCCGACTCGGCACGACCTTCGCCTGCGAGAAGCTCGGCTACGTCCCGGACATGATCACCTGCGCGAAGGGCATGACGTCGGGCTACTCGCCCATCGGCGCGATGATCGCGACCGACCGCATCATGGAGCCGTTCCTGCAGGGGCAGAACTACTTCCCGCACGGCTACACCTTCGGCGGCCACCCCGTCTCCGCGGCGGTCGCGTTGGAGAACCTCGACATCTTCGACCGCGAGGGGCTGAACGAGAACGTCCTCAAGAACGAGGGCGCGTTCCGCGCGACGCTGGAGAAGCTCAACGACCTGCCGATCGTCGGCGACGTCCGCGGCGACGGGTACTTCTACGGCATCGAGCTCGTCAAGGACAAGGCCACCAAGGAGACCTTCGACGACGACGAGTCCGAGCGGCTGCTGCGCGGGTTCCTCTCGCGGGCGCTGTTCGAGAACGGGCTCTACTGCCGGGCCGACGACCGCGGCGACCCCGTGGTCCAGCTCGCACCGCCGCTGATCTGCGACCAGTCGCACTTCGACGAGATCGAGCAGATCCTGCGGGCCACGCTGACCGAGGCGTGGTCGCGCCTGTGA
- a CDS encoding NAD(P)/FAD-dependent oxidoreductase has protein sequence MPLVTDAHPLAVPLWHDDEPGARTPRPPLHGAVEADVAVVGAGFTGLWTAHSLLAADPSLRVVVVEAETVGFGASGRNGGWCSALWPQSSAAVAARHGEAAARDLAAALRETVDAVLDTARAEGIDARAAKGGTVVVARTPVQLARAREHAAEAQRWGEQVELLSAAGTRERVCMSGALGGTWTPDCAALHPGRLVRGLAEAVERRGAVIHEHSPATALEPGVVRTSGGEVRARWVVRATEGFTARLPGQRRRLAPVYSLMVATEPLPEAVWEQIGLQQRETFSDYRHLIIYGQRTADGRLAFGGRGAPYHFGSRISPRYDRDDRTHDALQRTLVELFPAVRGARFTHRWGGPLGIARDWAPSVGLDRATGTAWAGGYVGDGVAAANLAGRTLADLLLGRDTALTRLPWVGHVSRSWEPEPLRWAEVNAGLRTMTMADGEELRTGRSSLLARAFGTLSGHS, from the coding sequence ATGCCGCTCGTGACCGACGCACACCCCCTCGCCGTCCCACTGTGGCACGACGACGAGCCCGGCGCACGCACCCCCCGCCCGCCGCTCCACGGCGCCGTCGAGGCCGACGTCGCGGTCGTCGGGGCCGGCTTCACCGGGCTGTGGACGGCGCACTCCCTGCTCGCCGCCGACCCCTCGCTGCGCGTCGTCGTCGTCGAGGCCGAGACCGTCGGGTTCGGGGCCAGCGGCCGCAACGGCGGCTGGTGCTCGGCGCTGTGGCCGCAGTCCTCCGCGGCCGTCGCCGCCCGCCACGGCGAGGCGGCCGCCCGCGACCTCGCGGCCGCGCTGCGCGAGACCGTGGACGCCGTGCTCGACACCGCCCGCGCCGAGGGCATCGACGCGCGCGCGGCCAAGGGCGGCACGGTCGTCGTGGCGCGTACGCCGGTGCAGCTGGCCCGCGCGCGCGAGCACGCGGCCGAGGCGCAGCGCTGGGGCGAGCAGGTCGAGCTGCTCTCGGCGGCCGGGACCCGCGAGCGCGTCTGCATGAGCGGCGCCCTCGGCGGGACCTGGACCCCCGACTGCGCCGCGCTGCACCCGGGCCGGCTCGTCCGCGGGCTGGCCGAGGCCGTCGAGCGCCGCGGCGCGGTCATCCACGAGCACTCCCCCGCCACCGCGCTCGAGCCCGGCGTCGTGCGCACCTCCGGCGGTGAGGTGCGCGCCCGCTGGGTCGTCCGCGCCACCGAGGGCTTCACCGCGCGGCTGCCCGGGCAGCGCCGCCGGCTCGCGCCGGTCTACTCGCTCATGGTGGCGACCGAGCCCCTGCCCGAGGCGGTGTGGGAGCAGATCGGCCTGCAGCAGCGCGAGACCTTCAGCGACTACCGCCACCTCATCATCTACGGCCAGCGCACCGCCGACGGGCGGCTGGCGTTCGGCGGACGGGGGGCGCCGTACCACTTCGGGTCGCGGATCTCCCCGCGCTACGACCGGGACGACCGGACGCACGACGCCCTGCAGCGCACGCTGGTCGAGCTCTTCCCGGCGGTGCGGGGCGCGCGCTTCACCCACCGCTGGGGCGGACCGCTCGGCATCGCCCGTGACTGGGCGCCCTCCGTCGGCCTCGACCGCGCCACCGGCACGGCCTGGGCGGGCGGCTACGTCGGCGACGGCGTCGCCGCGGCGAACCTCGCCGGCCGCACCCTCGCCGACCTGCTGCTCGGGCGCGACACGGCCCTGACCCGGCTGCCCTGGGTGGGCCACGTGTCGCGGTCGTGGGAGCCGGAGCCACTGCGCTGGGCGGAGGTCAACGCCGGGCTGCGCACCATGACGATGGCCGACGGCGAGGAGCTGCGCACGGGGCGGTCGTCCCTGCTGGCCAGGGCGTTCGGCACACTGAGCGGGCACTCGTGA